The region CGGCGGCCTCGAAGCGGTTGTAGAGCTCCTCGACCCAGAGCCCGTCGATGTGCGCCGTGATGTCGTTGTCCGTGAAGTGTATCGAGGGGATCCCGCGGGCCTTCGAGGCGAGGATGCACATCGCGTTGCGCGAGGAGAGCGAGACGTCGCAGTCGGGGGCCTGGAGCGCGAGCTGGGCGGTCCGGAGCGGGATGCCGAACTTCCGGACGAGGGCGTTGTCGAAGTCACGGCCCACGACCCGGTGGTCGAAGCCGACCTCCTTCGCGAGCGAGACGGTCTCGGTCTTCTCGCGCACCGTGGTCGTCACCGAGACCCCGTCGAGCCCGCCGACGAGCGCGTCGAAGAAGAACGGGTGTGAGGGGCTCACGAGGTCGATCCACGCCCGGACGAGGTCGGTACGGGCGGTGGCTTCGGCCTCGGTTCGGGTGCGCCCGCTCATAGTTCGACGACCCTCAATCCGGCCGCCTCCCACTCGGCGGCATCGAGGAGGCCCTTCGTATCCACGACGACGTCGCCGGCGAGCCGGCTGGCGACGTCGGTCGGGTCGAGCGCTGCGTACTCGTCGTGGTCGGTGGCGATGACGACGGCGTCGGCCCCCGCCAGTGCGTCGTCGAGCGGCGAGAGCGCGAAGCGCTGGTCGGTGACGTGCGGGTCGGTGAGCCTGACGTCGACCGACGGTTCGTCGGTGCCGTCGTCGACCCCGGGTGCGGTCGCCGCCCGCGCCCGCGTCTGAAGCACCTCCGCGAGGCGGAGGCCGGGGCTCTCGCGGGCGTCCGCGACGTTGCCCTTGTAGGCCACGCCGAGCACCGCGACCGTCGAGCCCGCGAGCGAGCCCACGCCCGCCGCCACGAGGTCGGTGACGTAGTCGGCCATCCCGTCGTTGATCGCCCGGGCGCGCTCGATCAGGTCGAGGCGCTCCGAGTGCTGGCCGAGGAACAGCGGGTCGATCGGGATGCAGTGCCCGCCGACGCCGGGCCCCGGCTGGTGGAGGTCCACCCGCGGGTGGTGGTTCGCGAGCGCGATCGCCTCGCGCGAATCGAGCCCGTAGTCCGCCGCCACCATCGCGACCTCGTTGGCGAGCGCGATGTTCACGTCCCGATACGTGTTCTGGATGAGCTTGACGAACTCACAGAGGGTCGGGTCGGTCGTGGTACGGAGTTCGCCCTCGACGAACGAGCCGTAGAGTTCGGTCGTGCGCTCGACCGCCCGCTCGTCGACG is a window of Halococcus hamelinensis 100A6 DNA encoding:
- a CDS encoding nucleotide sugar dehydrogenase, coding for MSSVCVHGLGYIGLPTAAMLADAGHDVTGYDVNAELLDRLAAGDVPVDEPGLDTFIERALDGSLSVSSEAVAADYHLICVPTPLDGGRADLSYVEAAAETVAGVLREDDTVVLESTVPPGTTTEVVGPILEDSGLAVGAFSLAYSPETMLPGNVVAELRGNDRAVGGVDERAVERTTELYGSFVEGELRTTTDPTLCEFVKLIQNTYRDVNIALANEVAMVAADYGLDSREAIALANHHPRVDLHQPGPGVGGHCIPIDPLFLGQHSERLDLIERARAINDGMADYVTDLVAAGVGSLAGSTVAVLGVAYKGNVADARESPGLRLAEVLQTRARAATAPGVDDGTDEPSVDVRLTDPHVTDQRFALSPLDDALAGADAVVIATDHDEYAALDPTDVASRLAGDVVVDTKGLLDAAEWEAAGLRVVEL